The nucleotide sequence attattattgttattattattattatcatcactattattattttactatattgtatatggatataactgctgaaaggaaagtcagaagtcaccatttctttcttttatatttccttttagaagcctctttcctttttctttctttctttctttctttctttctttctttctttcttcatttctctccttcctcttccttcctttttttccttccttccttccttccttccttccttccttcctttcgtcttcttcctcctcctcctctccttcccaagGAAGggagacttttattctggcaaaagcacaggagaggaggaggaggaggagtggaaggacagatggagaggaaaagaaagggagagaagtcACAGGGAGGGATtccaccccctccctccctccttctctgagcctccctgctccctccctgCGACTTctgtctttccctctttccctctccatccCAGTCCTCTGcacttttgatggaggggagggggagaggaaggagcttgaacgttCCCAAGcctgaagggggggtccggagCCCAGAAccaccccccccttggctacgtccctggatgcaGTTGAGTAGTAATCACAGAAATATAGCAGTTTATGAGATGATTGCTGCAAACCTTGGGGAAAAGGGGTTCCAGAGGACCAGGAATGAATGTAGGGCCAAGGCCAATAACTATGCCTTTGTTTAAGGAGCTTCAAGACATCTTTGCTGGCGACTGCGGCATGGAGCCTATCCGGGTCACTTCGTCCACGGAAGTTACATTTGTGCAGAAACCAGTGGCAAGGCCTCCGGAGACCCAGGTCCAGGTGGCAGACCCACTTCAGCCGGAGAAAGGGTCGGAGGAACTCTTTCCCAAAGGTACGTGTGCACTTTGTACTTTGCTTGTACCCATTTAGGTGCAAATCAGCCTGTTGCCGTATAGATGGAAATTATAGTTGACCAGTGATGATTCATTAattcagctttattttttttggggggggggggggaatttattTTGGTATTCATTCATATTCAAATCCAGAATGATGATTCAGTCTAATTTTATAGTGAATTAAATCTTTAATGTTAATGCTAATCTGTCCCTTGTTTTACTATTCTCAAGAAACAGGCACAGCAAGGCAGCTTCAATCCTTCACTCCTGCAGAGAAGTTGGCTTTGATTCGTCGCAAGCAGGAGCCTACCTCAGCAGAGAAGATGGCCGATAAGATGATAGCTAATTCCGCCACCAACCTGGGCCTTCGGTCGGCACGCATGGATGCCAATGCGGCACATGAGCAAGAGCGTTTCAAACGGGAAATGCAGTTCAAAGAAAGATACTGTGAGGAAACTAGGGCTGATTTTAGGGAGCTACTAAGTGTATTCAAAGAGTATACTACAATTTTGAGGGATATGTCACAAAAAAAGGATAGCAGCACAGCTAGAGGTAGATTGTTGAAGCGTGCAAGAAAAACGGGTAGCCCTGTTCCTCCAAAACTCCCTGCAATGGCAGCTCAGCAGTATTTTAATGGTGTGGAAGATGCCTCTCAGGCACCCACAACCTCTGCCTTGATGGGAAATAATACTGGCCAGCCATCGGCCAATGACCACTGATTAGTGGCTAGCAAGTGTCGCCCACAAAGAGCTGTTAAGAAACCTGCCCCACTGTCCCCTTGAAAGGTTGATGTTAATCTTTACACCAGAACTGTTTGTATATCATTATCCATCA is from Sceloporus undulatus isolate JIND9_A2432 ecotype Alabama unplaced genomic scaffold, SceUnd_v1.1 scaffold_1825, whole genome shotgun sequence and encodes:
- the LOC121917931 gene encoding uncharacterized protein LOC121917931, encoding MNVGPRPITMPLFKELQDIFAGDCGMEPIRVTSSTEVTFVQKPVARPPETQVQVADPLQPEKGSEELFPKETGTARQLQSFTPAEKLALIRRKQEPTSAEKMADKMIANSATNLGLRSARMDANAAHEQERFKREMQFKERYCEETRADFRELLSVFKEYTTILRDMSQKKDSSTARGRLLKRARKTGSPVPPKLPAMAAQQYFNGVEDASQAPTTSALMGNNTGQPSANDH